A stretch of DNA from Anaerobacillus isosaccharinicus:
ATGGGCTATCATATATATTAAGAAATAAATCGGAAAAGAATAGATGCTTTTCCAAACTACTGGCTTGTAAAGTTCCATCCAAATAAAAAATGGTTCTCCTACAAAGGAAGTAAGTGAGGCAAATAGTAAACCTTTTAAGTAGGGATTTAGCTTAGGCTTAAATTGTATTAGTCCCATAATGACAACTGGCATTAGCGTAGTATCCCACGGAAAAAATGCAGGGATAAGTGGAAGTGGTGCATGTGTATAATACCAAAAGCCCAATTGAACGCCAATGGAATCTAGAATAGTTGAGATAAAAATAACAAAAAAACCTACCGTCAACAGCCGTAAGG
This window harbors:
- a CDS encoding CBO0543 family protein — encoded protein: MHDLKKLEELYEEVSIQTYEKFDIWIDHVVFTWQWWVGVGLSIIPWILWFIFRKKESTLRLLTVGFFVIFISTILDSIGVQLGFWYYTHAPLPLIPAFFPWDTTLMPVVIMGLIQFKPKLNPYLKGLLFASLTSFVGEPFFIWMELYKPVVWKSIYSFPIYFLIYMIAHWIYQGKTYHR